A window from Chrysemys picta bellii isolate R12L10 chromosome 2, ASM1138683v2, whole genome shotgun sequence encodes these proteins:
- the PYCR3 gene encoding pyrroline-5-carboxylate reductase 3 isoform X1 yields the protein MEARGELRVGFVGAGRMAQGVAQGVVRAGKVKAANILASAPSDRNLGAFQDLGCRTTHCNSEVLQRCTLVFLATKPHLLPGVLQEIAPAVTRDHIIVSVAAGVTLQTLQQLLPAGTKVLRVMPNLPCVVQEGAVVVARGSCAGEQEAALLRSLLSACGLCEETPESYLDIHTGLSGSGVAYVYLFAEALADGAVKMGMPSALANKIAAQTLLGAAKMILETGEHPAKLRSNVCTPGGTTIHALHELEKGALRATVMNAVEAATMRARELGER from the exons ATGGAGGCGCGCGGGGAGCTGCGGGTCGGGTTCGTGGGGGCCGGGCGCATGGCCCAAGGGGTGGCGCAGGGCGTGGTGCGCGCAG GAAAAGTCAAAGCTGCTAACATCTTGGCCAGTGCGCCGTCCGACAGGAACTTGGGCGCCTTCCAG gatttgggctGCAGGACGACGCACTGCAACAGCGAGGTGCTGCAGCGCTGTACCCTGGTCTTCCTAGCCACCAAGCCTCACCTGCTTCCTGGAGTCCTGCAGGAGATTGCTCCTGCCGTTACCCGGGACCACATTATCGTATCGGTGGCTGCTGGGGTCACTTTGCAGACCCTGCAACAG cttctcCCTGCTGGGACCAAGGTGCTGCGGGTCATGCCCAACCTGCCCTgcgtggtgcaggagggggcagtggtGGTTGCCCgggggagctgtgctggggagcaggaggccgCCCTGCTGAGAAGCCTGCTGTCCGCCTGCGGGCTGTGTGAAGAAACGCCGGAGTCCTACCTCGATATCCACACAGGCCTGAGTGGCAGCGGGGTAGCCTAC gttTACTTGTTTGCCGAAGCCCTGGCAGACGGTGCTGTGAAGATGGGCATGCCCAGTGCCTTGGCCAATAAAATTGCAGCCCAGACACTGCTG GGAGCAGCAAAGATGATCCTGGAGACAGGGGAGCACCCGGCCAAGCTGCGCAGCAACGTCTGCACGCCTGGCGGCACCACCATCCACGCCCTGCACGAGCTGGAGAAGGGGGCGCTGCGGGCCACCGTCATGAACGCCGTGGAGGCTGCGACCATGCGGGCTCGCGAGCTGGGCGAGAGATAG
- the PYCR3 gene encoding pyrroline-5-carboxylate reductase 3 isoform X2, translating to MMLAAVPGLLTRLPSYGKRKVKAANILASAPSDRNLGAFQDLGCRTTHCNSEVLQRCTLVFLATKPHLLPGVLQEIAPAVTRDHIIVSVAAGVTLQTLQQLLPAGTKVLRVMPNLPCVVQEGAVVVARGSCAGEQEAALLRSLLSACGLCEETPESYLDIHTGLSGSGVAYVYLFAEALADGAVKMGMPSALANKIAAQTLLGAAKMILETGEHPAKLRSNVCTPGGTTIHALHELEKGALRATVMNAVEAATMRARELGER from the exons ATGATGCTTGCAGCCGTTCCAGGTCTGCTGACACGATTGCCCTCATATGGTAAAA GAAAAGTCAAAGCTGCTAACATCTTGGCCAGTGCGCCGTCCGACAGGAACTTGGGCGCCTTCCAG gatttgggctGCAGGACGACGCACTGCAACAGCGAGGTGCTGCAGCGCTGTACCCTGGTCTTCCTAGCCACCAAGCCTCACCTGCTTCCTGGAGTCCTGCAGGAGATTGCTCCTGCCGTTACCCGGGACCACATTATCGTATCGGTGGCTGCTGGGGTCACTTTGCAGACCCTGCAACAG cttctcCCTGCTGGGACCAAGGTGCTGCGGGTCATGCCCAACCTGCCCTgcgtggtgcaggagggggcagtggtGGTTGCCCgggggagctgtgctggggagcaggaggccgCCCTGCTGAGAAGCCTGCTGTCCGCCTGCGGGCTGTGTGAAGAAACGCCGGAGTCCTACCTCGATATCCACACAGGCCTGAGTGGCAGCGGGGTAGCCTAC gttTACTTGTTTGCCGAAGCCCTGGCAGACGGTGCTGTGAAGATGGGCATGCCCAGTGCCTTGGCCAATAAAATTGCAGCCCAGACACTGCTG GGAGCAGCAAAGATGATCCTGGAGACAGGGGAGCACCCGGCCAAGCTGCGCAGCAACGTCTGCACGCCTGGCGGCACCACCATCCACGCCCTGCACGAGCTGGAGAAGGGGGCGCTGCGGGCCACCGTCATGAACGCCGTGGAGGCTGCGACCATGCGGGCTCGCGAGCTGGGCGAGAGATAG
- the LOC103305879 gene encoding protein brambleberry-like isoform X4 has protein sequence MCFETLRQQNPLSYNLQHANMDPPPCLKMLRLDRRALFLPTLLSLLFTPSSGFFGWLRQGAAPERDPVPPTPAPASRSLPNAPFEMTTGDERFLAEARHLDLSPLDSCHHKVIAQIHSSCTDLTEEELAKLGVSLFNCQASVEGRRTYPCTADMPLAECTADMDPDTWNAYHIVSNRARAVCYSTRQMQFKRQTEHTVNTLVSAAVSQLEAMRLLKDGQEELKELTAESLHKVVSSQRELLLQQETLQGSQEQMESSIHSNLEQLTQEKALIASGQQQVAQLIEGITKRMENVSSHLDDQDVELQQGHRAILTDLTQMQRRAQEVYSKIGNWLLASVCCCARSVRGRKPPLALSLTPQRAAGASSPEAELKDDPRCHITSTPDRECEIGLLREELNKLEEMSYLQDDSCLGRAPPLMGNPFRDGGVPLPPTGWKAQQRSAALPAPSVPIGNLRRVTLSRTSRHEVLERQATLERRHLGPAFEPFSDFRSCSLDQSMASDMSTSSMSPRRLCQGITKAGQPCRKKAVPGQEFCHVHVSGQVSYTS, from the exons ATGTGCTTTGAGACCCTTAGACAGCAGAACCCTTTGAGTTACAATTTACAACACGCTAATATG GATCCCCCTCCATGCCTCAAGATGCTGCGCCTGGACCGCCGGGCTCTCTTCCTTCctaccctcctctccctccttttcaCTCCCTCCTCTGGATTTTTTGGCtggctgaggcagggagcagctccagaaaGAGACCCCGTCCCCCCAACACCAGCGCCAGCCTCGAGGAGTCTCCCTAATGCTCCCTTTGAGATGACGACGGGGGATGAGCGATTCCTGGCTGAGGCCAGGCACCTGGATCTGTCTCCACTGGACTCTTGTCACCACAAG GTTATTGCCCAGATCCACTCCTCCTGTACGGACCTGACGGAAGAGGAACTGGCCAAGCTGGGGGTGTCCCTGTTTAACTGCCAAGCGAGCGTGGAAGGGCGCAGGACCTATCCCTGCACTGCAGACATG CCCCTCGCGGAATGCACCGCCGACATGGACCCCGACACCTGGAACGCCTACCACATAGTCAGCAACCGGGCCCGCGCTGTCTGCTACTCCACCCGCCAGATGCAGTTCAAGCGCCAGACGGAGCACACGGTCAATACGCTGGTCTCCGCCGCCGTGAGTCAGCTGGAGGCCATGAGGCTTCTGAAG GACGGCCAGGAGGAACTGAAGGAGCTGACGGCAGAGTCCCTGCACAAGGTGGTGAGCAGCCAGCGCGAGCTGCTGCTCCAGCAGGAGACGCTGCAGGGCAGCCAGGAGCAGATGGAATCCTCCATCCACAGCAACCTGGAGCAGCTGACTCAGGAGAAGGCCTTGATTGCCAGCGGGCAGCAGCAGGTGGCTCAGCTCATTGAGGGCATCACCAAGAGGATGG AGAACGTGAGCAGCCACCTAGATGACCAGGACGTGGAGCTGCAGCAAGGACACAGAGCCATCCTCACCGACCTCACCCAGATGCAAAGGCGAGCCCAGGAGGTCTACTCCAAAATAG GTAACTGGCTGCTGGCGAGCGTGTGCTGCTGCGCCCGGAGCGTGAGGGGCCGGAAGCCGCCTCTGGCGCTCTCACTGACTCCCCAGAGGGCAGCGGGGGCCAGCAGCCCCGAAGCAGAGCTCAAGGATGATCCCCGCTGTCATATCACCTCCACCCCTGACAG GGAGTGTGAAATCGGCCTCTTGCGGGAAGAGCTGAACAAGCTGGAGGAGATGAGCTACCTGCAGG ACGACTCCTGCCTGGGGAGGGCGCCCCCGCTGATGGGAAACCCCTTTCGGGATGGGGGCGTACCTCTGCCCCCTACAGGCTGGAAGGCACAGCAGAGATCCGCTGCTCTGCCGGCTCCCTCCGTCCCCATCGGGAACTTGCGCCGTGTCACTCTGAGCCGCACCAGCAGGCACGAGGTGTTGGAGAGGCAG GCCACACTGGAGAGGCGCCACCTGGGCCCCGCGTTCGAGCCCTTTTCTGACTTCAGATCCTGTAGCCTGGACCAGTCCATGGCTAGCGACAT
- the LOC103305879 gene encoding protein brambleberry-like isoform X1 produces the protein MCFETLRQQNPLSYNLQHANMDPPPCLKMLRLDRRALFLPTLLSLLFTPSSGFFGWLRQGAAPERDPVPPTPAPASRSLPNAPFEMTTGDERFLAEARHLDLSPLDSCHHKVIAQIHSSCTDLTEEELAKLGVSLFNCQASVEGRRTYPCTADMPLAECTADMDPDTWNAYHIVSNRARAVCYSTRQMQFKRQTEHTVNTLVSAAVSQLEAMRLLKDGQEELKELTAESLHKVVSSQRELLLQQETLQGSQEQMESSIHSNLEQLTQEKALIASGQQQVAQLIEGITKRMENVSSHLDDQDVELQQGHRAILTDLTQMQRRAQEVYSKIEANLALFLAYQNQTALYYDELMGKLHRMNRSLGLVLYAVDHMQSSVEGRLLHIQRFIGWAGVSLGAACTCVLHAGYFLLSALLMTFLQTPGLPRAVLLVLVIANALSELNHAVSLGFKSLTLFLVLVVTGNWLLASVCCCARSVRGRKPPLALSLTPQRAAGASSPEAELKDDPRCHITSTPDRECEIGLLREELNKLEEMSYLQDDSCLGRAPPLMGNPFRDGGVPLPPTGWKAQQRSAALPAPSVPIGNLRRVTLSRTSRHEVLERQATLERRHLGPAFEPFSDFRSCSLDQSMASDMSTSSMSPRRLCQGITKAGQPCRKKAVPGQEFCHVHVSGQVSYTS, from the exons ATGTGCTTTGAGACCCTTAGACAGCAGAACCCTTTGAGTTACAATTTACAACACGCTAATATG GATCCCCCTCCATGCCTCAAGATGCTGCGCCTGGACCGCCGGGCTCTCTTCCTTCctaccctcctctccctccttttcaCTCCCTCCTCTGGATTTTTTGGCtggctgaggcagggagcagctccagaaaGAGACCCCGTCCCCCCAACACCAGCGCCAGCCTCGAGGAGTCTCCCTAATGCTCCCTTTGAGATGACGACGGGGGATGAGCGATTCCTGGCTGAGGCCAGGCACCTGGATCTGTCTCCACTGGACTCTTGTCACCACAAG GTTATTGCCCAGATCCACTCCTCCTGTACGGACCTGACGGAAGAGGAACTGGCCAAGCTGGGGGTGTCCCTGTTTAACTGCCAAGCGAGCGTGGAAGGGCGCAGGACCTATCCCTGCACTGCAGACATG CCCCTCGCGGAATGCACCGCCGACATGGACCCCGACACCTGGAACGCCTACCACATAGTCAGCAACCGGGCCCGCGCTGTCTGCTACTCCACCCGCCAGATGCAGTTCAAGCGCCAGACGGAGCACACGGTCAATACGCTGGTCTCCGCCGCCGTGAGTCAGCTGGAGGCCATGAGGCTTCTGAAG GACGGCCAGGAGGAACTGAAGGAGCTGACGGCAGAGTCCCTGCACAAGGTGGTGAGCAGCCAGCGCGAGCTGCTGCTCCAGCAGGAGACGCTGCAGGGCAGCCAGGAGCAGATGGAATCCTCCATCCACAGCAACCTGGAGCAGCTGACTCAGGAGAAGGCCTTGATTGCCAGCGGGCAGCAGCAGGTGGCTCAGCTCATTGAGGGCATCACCAAGAGGATGG AGAACGTGAGCAGCCACCTAGATGACCAGGACGTGGAGCTGCAGCAAGGACACAGAGCCATCCTCACCGACCTCACCCAGATGCAAAGGCGAGCCCAGGAGGTCTACTCCAAAATAG aGGCCAACCTGGCGCTGTTCCTGGCCTACCAGAACCAGACAGCCTTGTACTACGACGAGCTGATGGGGAAGCTGCACAGGATGAACCGGAGCCTGGGCCTGGTGCTCTACGCCGTGGATCACATGCAGAGCAGCGTGGAGGGCCGGCTCCTGCACATCCAGAGATTCATTGGCTGGGCAG GAGTCAGCCTCGGCGCCGCCTGCACCTGCGTCCTGCACGCCGGCTACTTCCTGCTCTCGGCTCTGCTCATGACCTTCCTGCAGACCCCAGGCCTCCCCCGCGCCGTGCTCCTGGTCTTGGTCATCGCCAACGCGCTCTCCGAGCTCAACCACGCCGTCTCCCTGGGCTTCAAGTCCCTCACGCTTTTCCTGGTGCTCGTTGTCACCG GTAACTGGCTGCTGGCGAGCGTGTGCTGCTGCGCCCGGAGCGTGAGGGGCCGGAAGCCGCCTCTGGCGCTCTCACTGACTCCCCAGAGGGCAGCGGGGGCCAGCAGCCCCGAAGCAGAGCTCAAGGATGATCCCCGCTGTCATATCACCTCCACCCCTGACAG GGAGTGTGAAATCGGCCTCTTGCGGGAAGAGCTGAACAAGCTGGAGGAGATGAGCTACCTGCAGG ACGACTCCTGCCTGGGGAGGGCGCCCCCGCTGATGGGAAACCCCTTTCGGGATGGGGGCGTACCTCTGCCCCCTACAGGCTGGAAGGCACAGCAGAGATCCGCTGCTCTGCCGGCTCCCTCCGTCCCCATCGGGAACTTGCGCCGTGTCACTCTGAGCCGCACCAGCAGGCACGAGGTGTTGGAGAGGCAG GCCACACTGGAGAGGCGCCACCTGGGCCCCGCGTTCGAGCCCTTTTCTGACTTCAGATCCTGTAGCCTGGACCAGTCCATGGCTAGCGACAT
- the LOC103305879 gene encoding protein brambleberry-like isoform X3 yields MCFETLRQQNPLSYNLQHANMDPPPCLKMLRLDRRALFLPTLLSLLFTPSSGFFGWLRQGAAPERDPVPPTPAPASRSLPNAPFEMTTGDERFLAEARHLDLSPLDSCHHKVIAQIHSSCTDLTEEELAKLGVSLFNCQASVEGRRTYPCTADMPLAECTADMDPDTWNAYHIVSNRARAVCYSTRQMQFKRQTEHTVNTLVSAAVSQLEAMRLLKDGQEELKELTAESLHKVVSSQRELLLQQETLQGSQEQMESSIHSNLEQLTQEKALIASGQQQVAQLIEGITKRMENVSSHLDDQDVELQQGHRAILTDLTQMQRRAQEVYSKIGVSLGAACTCVLHAGYFLLSALLMTFLQTPGLPRAVLLVLVIANALSELNHAVSLGFKSLTLFLVLVVTGNWLLASVCCCARSVRGRKPPLALSLTPQRAAGASSPEAELKDDPRCHITSTPDRECEIGLLREELNKLEEMSYLQDDSCLGRAPPLMGNPFRDGGVPLPPTGWKAQQRSAALPAPSVPIGNLRRVTLSRTSRHEVLERQATLERRHLGPAFEPFSDFRSCSLDQSMASDMSTSSMSPRRLCQGITKAGQPCRKKAVPGQEFCHVHVSGQVSYTS; encoded by the exons ATGTGCTTTGAGACCCTTAGACAGCAGAACCCTTTGAGTTACAATTTACAACACGCTAATATG GATCCCCCTCCATGCCTCAAGATGCTGCGCCTGGACCGCCGGGCTCTCTTCCTTCctaccctcctctccctccttttcaCTCCCTCCTCTGGATTTTTTGGCtggctgaggcagggagcagctccagaaaGAGACCCCGTCCCCCCAACACCAGCGCCAGCCTCGAGGAGTCTCCCTAATGCTCCCTTTGAGATGACGACGGGGGATGAGCGATTCCTGGCTGAGGCCAGGCACCTGGATCTGTCTCCACTGGACTCTTGTCACCACAAG GTTATTGCCCAGATCCACTCCTCCTGTACGGACCTGACGGAAGAGGAACTGGCCAAGCTGGGGGTGTCCCTGTTTAACTGCCAAGCGAGCGTGGAAGGGCGCAGGACCTATCCCTGCACTGCAGACATG CCCCTCGCGGAATGCACCGCCGACATGGACCCCGACACCTGGAACGCCTACCACATAGTCAGCAACCGGGCCCGCGCTGTCTGCTACTCCACCCGCCAGATGCAGTTCAAGCGCCAGACGGAGCACACGGTCAATACGCTGGTCTCCGCCGCCGTGAGTCAGCTGGAGGCCATGAGGCTTCTGAAG GACGGCCAGGAGGAACTGAAGGAGCTGACGGCAGAGTCCCTGCACAAGGTGGTGAGCAGCCAGCGCGAGCTGCTGCTCCAGCAGGAGACGCTGCAGGGCAGCCAGGAGCAGATGGAATCCTCCATCCACAGCAACCTGGAGCAGCTGACTCAGGAGAAGGCCTTGATTGCCAGCGGGCAGCAGCAGGTGGCTCAGCTCATTGAGGGCATCACCAAGAGGATGG AGAACGTGAGCAGCCACCTAGATGACCAGGACGTGGAGCTGCAGCAAGGACACAGAGCCATCCTCACCGACCTCACCCAGATGCAAAGGCGAGCCCAGGAGGTCTACTCCAAAATAG GAGTCAGCCTCGGCGCCGCCTGCACCTGCGTCCTGCACGCCGGCTACTTCCTGCTCTCGGCTCTGCTCATGACCTTCCTGCAGACCCCAGGCCTCCCCCGCGCCGTGCTCCTGGTCTTGGTCATCGCCAACGCGCTCTCCGAGCTCAACCACGCCGTCTCCCTGGGCTTCAAGTCCCTCACGCTTTTCCTGGTGCTCGTTGTCACCG GTAACTGGCTGCTGGCGAGCGTGTGCTGCTGCGCCCGGAGCGTGAGGGGCCGGAAGCCGCCTCTGGCGCTCTCACTGACTCCCCAGAGGGCAGCGGGGGCCAGCAGCCCCGAAGCAGAGCTCAAGGATGATCCCCGCTGTCATATCACCTCCACCCCTGACAG GGAGTGTGAAATCGGCCTCTTGCGGGAAGAGCTGAACAAGCTGGAGGAGATGAGCTACCTGCAGG ACGACTCCTGCCTGGGGAGGGCGCCCCCGCTGATGGGAAACCCCTTTCGGGATGGGGGCGTACCTCTGCCCCCTACAGGCTGGAAGGCACAGCAGAGATCCGCTGCTCTGCCGGCTCCCTCCGTCCCCATCGGGAACTTGCGCCGTGTCACTCTGAGCCGCACCAGCAGGCACGAGGTGTTGGAGAGGCAG GCCACACTGGAGAGGCGCCACCTGGGCCCCGCGTTCGAGCCCTTTTCTGACTTCAGATCCTGTAGCCTGGACCAGTCCATGGCTAGCGACAT
- the LOC103305879 gene encoding protein brambleberry-like isoform X2, giving the protein MLRLDRRALFLPTLLSLLFTPSSGFFGWLRQGAAPERDPVPPTPAPASRSLPNAPFEMTTGDERFLAEARHLDLSPLDSCHHKVIAQIHSSCTDLTEEELAKLGVSLFNCQASVEGRRTYPCTADMPLAECTADMDPDTWNAYHIVSNRARAVCYSTRQMQFKRQTEHTVNTLVSAAVSQLEAMRLLKDGQEELKELTAESLHKVVSSQRELLLQQETLQGSQEQMESSIHSNLEQLTQEKALIASGQQQVAQLIEGITKRMENVSSHLDDQDVELQQGHRAILTDLTQMQRRAQEVYSKIEANLALFLAYQNQTALYYDELMGKLHRMNRSLGLVLYAVDHMQSSVEGRLLHIQRFIGWAGVSLGAACTCVLHAGYFLLSALLMTFLQTPGLPRAVLLVLVIANALSELNHAVSLGFKSLTLFLVLVVTGNWLLASVCCCARSVRGRKPPLALSLTPQRAAGASSPEAELKDDPRCHITSTPDRECEIGLLREELNKLEEMSYLQDDSCLGRAPPLMGNPFRDGGVPLPPTGWKAQQRSAALPAPSVPIGNLRRVTLSRTSRHEVLERQATLERRHLGPAFEPFSDFRSCSLDQSMASDMSTSSMSPRRLCQGITKAGQPCRKKAVPGQEFCHVHVSGQVSYTS; this is encoded by the exons ATGCTGCGCCTGGACCGCCGGGCTCTCTTCCTTCctaccctcctctccctccttttcaCTCCCTCCTCTGGATTTTTTGGCtggctgaggcagggagcagctccagaaaGAGACCCCGTCCCCCCAACACCAGCGCCAGCCTCGAGGAGTCTCCCTAATGCTCCCTTTGAGATGACGACGGGGGATGAGCGATTCCTGGCTGAGGCCAGGCACCTGGATCTGTCTCCACTGGACTCTTGTCACCACAAG GTTATTGCCCAGATCCACTCCTCCTGTACGGACCTGACGGAAGAGGAACTGGCCAAGCTGGGGGTGTCCCTGTTTAACTGCCAAGCGAGCGTGGAAGGGCGCAGGACCTATCCCTGCACTGCAGACATG CCCCTCGCGGAATGCACCGCCGACATGGACCCCGACACCTGGAACGCCTACCACATAGTCAGCAACCGGGCCCGCGCTGTCTGCTACTCCACCCGCCAGATGCAGTTCAAGCGCCAGACGGAGCACACGGTCAATACGCTGGTCTCCGCCGCCGTGAGTCAGCTGGAGGCCATGAGGCTTCTGAAG GACGGCCAGGAGGAACTGAAGGAGCTGACGGCAGAGTCCCTGCACAAGGTGGTGAGCAGCCAGCGCGAGCTGCTGCTCCAGCAGGAGACGCTGCAGGGCAGCCAGGAGCAGATGGAATCCTCCATCCACAGCAACCTGGAGCAGCTGACTCAGGAGAAGGCCTTGATTGCCAGCGGGCAGCAGCAGGTGGCTCAGCTCATTGAGGGCATCACCAAGAGGATGG AGAACGTGAGCAGCCACCTAGATGACCAGGACGTGGAGCTGCAGCAAGGACACAGAGCCATCCTCACCGACCTCACCCAGATGCAAAGGCGAGCCCAGGAGGTCTACTCCAAAATAG aGGCCAACCTGGCGCTGTTCCTGGCCTACCAGAACCAGACAGCCTTGTACTACGACGAGCTGATGGGGAAGCTGCACAGGATGAACCGGAGCCTGGGCCTGGTGCTCTACGCCGTGGATCACATGCAGAGCAGCGTGGAGGGCCGGCTCCTGCACATCCAGAGATTCATTGGCTGGGCAG GAGTCAGCCTCGGCGCCGCCTGCACCTGCGTCCTGCACGCCGGCTACTTCCTGCTCTCGGCTCTGCTCATGACCTTCCTGCAGACCCCAGGCCTCCCCCGCGCCGTGCTCCTGGTCTTGGTCATCGCCAACGCGCTCTCCGAGCTCAACCACGCCGTCTCCCTGGGCTTCAAGTCCCTCACGCTTTTCCTGGTGCTCGTTGTCACCG GTAACTGGCTGCTGGCGAGCGTGTGCTGCTGCGCCCGGAGCGTGAGGGGCCGGAAGCCGCCTCTGGCGCTCTCACTGACTCCCCAGAGGGCAGCGGGGGCCAGCAGCCCCGAAGCAGAGCTCAAGGATGATCCCCGCTGTCATATCACCTCCACCCCTGACAG GGAGTGTGAAATCGGCCTCTTGCGGGAAGAGCTGAACAAGCTGGAGGAGATGAGCTACCTGCAGG ACGACTCCTGCCTGGGGAGGGCGCCCCCGCTGATGGGAAACCCCTTTCGGGATGGGGGCGTACCTCTGCCCCCTACAGGCTGGAAGGCACAGCAGAGATCCGCTGCTCTGCCGGCTCCCTCCGTCCCCATCGGGAACTTGCGCCGTGTCACTCTGAGCCGCACCAGCAGGCACGAGGTGTTGGAGAGGCAG GCCACACTGGAGAGGCGCCACCTGGGCCCCGCGTTCGAGCCCTTTTCTGACTTCAGATCCTGTAGCCTGGACCAGTCCATGGCTAGCGACAT